One Peribacillus simplex NBRC 15720 = DSM 1321 genomic region harbors:
- a CDS encoding TauD/TfdA dioxygenase family protein, which produces MSNVKQVQNSSTIVVKQVAARIGADISGIKLSEDLDANTVKSIREAILKHKVVFFRNQDHLDDKGQEAFAGLLGKPVVHPTVPVKNGSNYILELNSDHGGGRANSWHTDVTFEAAYPKFSILRGVVIPEVGGDTVWANTTTAYENLPAELRNLADQLWALHTNDYDYAAKRSNVSSETNSHYKDVFTSTLYETEHPVVHVHPETGERHLLLGHFVKKFVGLSSLDSAQLFSVLQEHVTQIENTVRWRWSAGDVVIWDNRATQHYAVNDYDDAQRVVRRITIDGEEPISLDGRRSITRTKVKNN; this is translated from the coding sequence ATGAGTAATGTCAAACAAGTTCAAAATTCATCAACAATCGTTGTAAAACAAGTTGCTGCACGTATTGGTGCAGACATATCAGGGATTAAACTCTCTGAAGATCTGGATGCTAACACAGTTAAATCAATCCGCGAGGCGATCTTAAAGCATAAAGTTGTATTCTTCCGTAATCAGGATCATCTAGATGATAAGGGACAAGAAGCTTTTGCAGGACTACTTGGAAAACCAGTTGTTCATCCAACTGTTCCAGTAAAGAATGGCTCAAATTATATATTGGAATTGAATTCTGATCATGGTGGTGGTCGAGCTAACTCATGGCATACAGATGTTACGTTTGAAGCCGCATACCCGAAATTCTCCATTTTACGGGGAGTTGTGATACCGGAAGTAGGTGGCGATACCGTTTGGGCGAATACAACCACTGCTTATGAAAACCTGCCAGCAGAATTACGAAATCTTGCTGATCAATTATGGGCACTCCATACTAATGACTATGATTATGCTGCAAAACGCTCCAATGTCTCTTCTGAGACTAATAGTCACTATAAAGACGTATTTACTTCCACTCTATATGAAACCGAACATCCAGTTGTCCATGTACACCCTGAAACCGGAGAGCGTCATCTTTTACTCGGCCATTTTGTGAAGAAATTTGTCGGCCTTTCTTCCTTAGATTCAGCCCAATTGTTTTCCGTCCTCCAAGAACATGTTACACAAATAGAAAATACCGTTCGCTGGCGATGGAGTGCTGGAGATGTCGTCATCTGGGATAACCGTGCAACTCAGCATTATGCAGTAAATGACTATGATGATGCACAAAGAGTTGTTCGAAGAATTACAATTGACGGGGAGGAACCTATTAGTTTAGATGGTCGTCGTAGCATCACAAGAACGAAAGTTAAAAATAATTAA
- a CDS encoding SH3 domain-containing protein: protein MKKKSGLFGLTLMLILSAIFPINHAFGKDEGENIVTTQVVNVREGAGLSFPIVKKLAKGESYPILNENGDWIEIRIGAGKTGWVANWLVERQTGADTNQVKKESGQGMITGSSVRVRTGPGTTFQTVGSLSKGTAVDIIEKNENWIKVKMADIEGWVSSDYLKLPAASGNAAKKDSTKEKETNQSVKTGVTLVDRLNVRSEPSKNSATLGKLNKNTSVTVYRVENEWAEIDFQGVRGWVAEPYIQVSEDQDDRKNDTSGATARVTATGLNVRKEASLSSKVIGSVNKDETYAVLQTKGNMTQIKLSGSKKGWVVSWYLEKENVEQTTKEKKVDVKGNKITIIHDGTILRSKPDGNSEIVEQANAGDTFSASGMEGDWYSIKLKSGKTAYVAGWIVTIEGNSEQIQRPGVEKYLKDKTIVIDPGHGGRDSGTIGVGGTLEKNLTIRTAELLRDKLQAAGAKVILTRSGNTYVPLPSRVSTSHIHNADAFISLHYDSTKDQITSGITTYYYHDYQRALAATLANSLGSTMQVPNRGSRYGNFHVTRENKRVATLIELGYLSNPVEELTLTSNEYQEKVTSAIYNGLARYFK, encoded by the coding sequence ATGAAGAAGAAATCGGGTTTATTCGGCCTGACACTGATGCTGATATTATCAGCGATTTTCCCCATCAATCACGCTTTTGGAAAAGATGAAGGGGAAAATATCGTGACGACCCAAGTGGTCAATGTCCGTGAAGGTGCAGGTCTCAGTTTCCCTATCGTAAAAAAACTGGCAAAAGGGGAATCGTATCCCATTCTGAATGAAAATGGCGACTGGATCGAAATCCGGATTGGCGCCGGCAAAACGGGATGGGTTGCCAATTGGTTAGTTGAGAGACAAACAGGGGCTGATACCAATCAGGTCAAAAAGGAATCCGGACAAGGTATGATAACAGGCAGTTCGGTCCGCGTCCGTACAGGTCCCGGCACTACATTTCAAACGGTTGGGTCCTTGAGTAAAGGAACGGCTGTTGACATCATTGAAAAGAATGAAAATTGGATAAAGGTCAAAATGGCGGATATCGAAGGCTGGGTCTCTTCTGACTACCTTAAACTTCCCGCCGCATCTGGAAATGCAGCGAAGAAAGATTCTACTAAGGAAAAAGAAACGAATCAATCCGTAAAAACCGGAGTAACTTTGGTGGACCGGCTCAATGTCCGTTCGGAACCATCGAAAAACAGTGCCACGCTCGGAAAGCTGAATAAAAATACGTCAGTGACCGTTTACAGGGTAGAAAATGAATGGGCTGAAATTGATTTCCAAGGAGTCCGAGGTTGGGTAGCTGAACCTTACATACAAGTAAGCGAAGATCAAGATGATAGGAAAAATGATACGTCAGGCGCAACTGCAAGGGTGACCGCTACGGGTTTAAATGTCAGGAAAGAAGCCTCTCTCTCAAGCAAGGTCATCGGTTCGGTGAACAAGGATGAGACTTACGCCGTGCTGCAAACAAAGGGAAATATGACACAGATAAAGCTCTCCGGTTCAAAAAAGGGCTGGGTCGTGAGTTGGTACCTGGAAAAAGAGAATGTTGAACAAACGACGAAGGAAAAAAAGGTTGATGTAAAAGGAAACAAGATTACCATCATTCATGATGGTACGATCCTTAGAAGTAAGCCTGATGGCAACTCGGAGATTGTAGAGCAGGCCAATGCAGGTGATACGTTCTCCGCATCAGGTATGGAAGGCGACTGGTATTCCATTAAACTAAAGAGCGGAAAAACAGCTTATGTGGCCGGATGGATCGTGACGATCGAAGGGAATTCCGAGCAGATCCAACGACCTGGCGTTGAGAAATATTTAAAGGATAAAACCATTGTGATCGATCCCGGCCATGGCGGCAGGGACAGCGGTACAATCGGCGTCGGTGGAACACTTGAGAAAAACCTGACGATTCGGACGGCAGAATTGCTGCGGGACAAACTTCAGGCGGCAGGAGCTAAAGTGATCCTGACCAGAAGCGGAAATACCTATGTTCCACTCCCTTCCCGGGTCAGCACTTCACATATACATAACGCGGATGCTTTCATCAGCCTCCATTATGATAGCACCAAGGACCAAATCACCAGTGGGATAACCACATACTACTATCATGACTACCAGCGTGCATTGGCGGCAACACTGGCCAATTCACTCGGTTCGACCATGCAGGTGCCCAATCGCGGATCACGATACGGGAATTTTCATGTTACCCGTGAAAATAAACGGGTAGCTACACTTATTGAACTAGGTTATTTAAGTAATCCAGTGGAAGAATTAACGTTAACATCGAATGAGTATCAAGAAAAAGTCACATCGGCAATCTATAATGGATTGGCGCGGTATTTTAAATAA
- the hisS gene encoding histidine--tRNA ligase, which yields MSIQIPRGTQDLLPGQTEIWQYIENTAREICHRYQYKEIRTPIFEHTELFLRGVGDTTDIVQKEMYSFQDRGERNLTLRPEGTASVVRSYIENKMFGWANQPVKLYYIGPMFRYERPQAGRFRQFVQFGIEALGSKDPGIDAEVLSLAMNLYKELGLKKLKLVINSLGDKESRTAHRNALIKHFEPRIGEFCGDCQNRLEKNPLRILDCKKDHDHELMNTAPSIIEYLNDESRIYFEKVKQHLTDLEIDFVEDPTLVRGLDYYNHTAFEIMSDAEGFGAITTLCGGGRYNGLSEELGGPETPGIGFALSIERLIAALQAENIELPIKKGIDCYLVSLGETAKDYSVKLAHQLRNAGITVEKDYQDRKVKAQFKSADRLEARYVATLGDDELANNKINVKFMETGEQVQMELATFVEQFKKLQA from the coding sequence ATGTCTATTCAGATTCCTAGAGGTACCCAGGATTTATTGCCTGGCCAAACGGAAATTTGGCAGTATATCGAAAACACAGCGCGTGAGATTTGTCACCGTTACCAATATAAAGAAATCCGGACTCCGATTTTTGAGCACACGGAATTATTTTTACGTGGTGTAGGGGATACAACCGATATCGTACAAAAAGAAATGTATTCATTTCAAGATCGCGGTGAAAGGAACTTAACCCTTCGTCCGGAAGGCACTGCATCGGTTGTACGGTCATATATCGAGAACAAAATGTTCGGGTGGGCCAATCAACCGGTCAAGCTTTATTATATCGGGCCGATGTTCCGTTACGAACGTCCGCAAGCAGGTCGGTTCCGCCAGTTCGTTCAATTCGGCATCGAAGCTTTAGGAAGTAAGGATCCCGGAATCGATGCAGAGGTTCTGTCACTTGCGATGAACCTGTACAAGGAACTTGGTTTGAAAAAGCTGAAACTTGTGATCAACAGCCTTGGTGATAAGGAAAGCCGGACAGCGCATCGCAATGCGTTAATCAAACATTTTGAACCCCGCATCGGCGAGTTTTGCGGCGATTGTCAAAACCGTCTGGAAAAAAATCCTTTGCGTATCCTGGATTGCAAAAAGGATCACGATCACGAATTGATGAACACGGCTCCTTCGATCATTGAATATTTAAATGATGAATCCCGCATATATTTCGAAAAGGTGAAACAGCATTTAACCGATTTGGAAATCGATTTCGTCGAAGATCCGACTCTAGTGCGGGGCTTGGATTACTATAATCATACCGCATTTGAAATCATGAGTGATGCAGAAGGCTTTGGCGCCATCACTACCCTTTGCGGAGGCGGCCGTTATAACGGGCTGTCTGAAGAACTTGGCGGACCGGAAACACCCGGAATCGGCTTTGCACTTAGCATTGAACGCCTGATTGCTGCCCTCCAAGCAGAAAACATCGAGCTTCCGATCAAAAAGGGAATTGACTGCTATCTTGTCTCATTAGGCGAAACAGCCAAGGATTATTCCGTCAAACTTGCCCATCAATTGCGGAATGCCGGTATTACCGTCGAAAAAGACTATCAAGACCGTAAAGTGAAAGCACAATTCAAATCAGCCGACCGTCTCGAAGCAAGATATGTGGCGACACTCGGGGATGATGAATTGGCAAATAATAAAATCAATGTGAAGTTCATGGAAACCGGTGAACAAGTCCAAATGGAACTTGCGACATTCGTTGAACAATTCAAAAAGCTACAGGCTTAA
- the aspS gene encoding aspartate--tRNA ligase, with the protein MFGRTYFNGEVTEAAIGEKVTLKGWVQKRRDLGGVIFIDLRDRSGVVQVVFNPDISADALATAEKIRNEYVLDIQGTVIKRDEANFNPNVTTGTVEVQAENVTILNEAKTPPFIIDERTDVSEDIRLKYRYLDLRRPAMFETLKMRNQTTKAIRDYLDGEGFLDIETPILTKSTPEGARDYLVPSRVHEGEFYALPQSPQIFKQLLMVSGFERYYQIARCFRDEDLRADRQPEFTQIDIETSFMSQEDIINTAEKMMAKVMKDVKGLDVTLPFPRMTYNEAMSRYGSDKPDTRFGMELKDVSEIVKDSDFKVFTGAVANGGQVKAIVVKDGNADYSRKDIDGLAEFAAIYGAKGLAWLKVEEDGVKGPIAKFFAEDQEQLVSVLEAEVGDLILFVADKKGIVADALGALRNKLGKERGLIDQSKFNFLWVTDWPLLEYDEEEGRYYAAHHPFTMPFREDMDKLESDPASVRAQAYDLVLNGYELGGGSLRIFERDVQEKMFKVLGFSEEEANAQFGFLMDAFEYGTPPHGGIALGLDRMVMLLAGRTNLRDTIAFPKTASASDLLVDAPSTVSDKQLAELNLRLAALKK; encoded by the coding sequence ATGTTTGGCAGAACATACTTCAATGGTGAAGTGACAGAAGCAGCTATTGGTGAAAAAGTAACATTAAAAGGATGGGTACAAAAACGCCGGGATTTAGGCGGGGTCATCTTTATCGACCTACGTGACAGAAGCGGAGTCGTCCAGGTCGTTTTCAATCCAGACATTTCGGCAGACGCGCTGGCCACAGCCGAAAAAATCCGTAATGAATACGTCCTTGATATTCAAGGGACAGTAATCAAACGTGATGAAGCCAACTTCAATCCGAACGTAACAACAGGGACCGTCGAAGTTCAAGCCGAAAACGTTACAATTTTAAACGAAGCAAAGACCCCTCCATTCATCATTGATGAAAGAACGGATGTATCAGAAGACATCCGCTTGAAATATCGTTATTTGGACCTGCGTCGTCCAGCGATGTTCGAAACGTTGAAAATGCGTAACCAAACAACAAAAGCAATCCGTGATTACTTGGACGGTGAAGGCTTCCTTGATATCGAAACACCTATCTTAACAAAAAGTACACCTGAAGGAGCACGTGATTATTTAGTGCCTAGCCGTGTACACGAAGGTGAGTTCTATGCACTTCCGCAGTCACCGCAAATCTTCAAGCAGCTATTGATGGTATCCGGGTTCGAACGTTATTATCAAATTGCCCGCTGTTTCCGTGATGAAGACTTACGTGCTGACAGACAGCCTGAATTCACGCAAATCGATATTGAAACAAGCTTCATGAGCCAAGAAGATATCATTAACACCGCAGAAAAAATGATGGCTAAAGTGATGAAAGACGTAAAAGGACTGGACGTAACACTTCCATTCCCTAGAATGACATACAATGAAGCAATGAGCCGTTACGGTTCCGACAAACCGGATACACGCTTCGGAATGGAACTTAAAGATGTTTCCGAAATCGTCAAAGACAGTGATTTCAAAGTGTTCACCGGCGCTGTTGCGAACGGCGGACAAGTTAAGGCGATCGTCGTTAAGGACGGAAATGCGGATTATTCACGTAAAGATATTGATGGATTGGCTGAATTTGCAGCGATTTACGGTGCAAAAGGCCTTGCATGGCTGAAAGTTGAAGAAGACGGCGTAAAAGGGCCAATCGCCAAATTCTTCGCAGAAGATCAAGAGCAATTAGTATCTGTATTGGAAGCTGAAGTAGGCGATCTAATCTTATTCGTGGCGGATAAGAAAGGCATAGTCGCTGATGCACTTGGAGCACTTCGCAACAAGCTTGGTAAAGAAAGAGGCTTGATCGATCAAAGCAAATTCAACTTCCTATGGGTGACGGATTGGCCATTACTTGAATATGACGAAGAAGAAGGACGCTACTATGCAGCACACCATCCATTCACAATGCCATTCCGTGAAGACATGGACAAATTGGAATCAGACCCAGCAAGCGTCCGTGCACAAGCATATGACCTTGTCTTGAACGGCTACGAACTTGGCGGTGGATCACTGCGGATATTCGAACGCGACGTTCAGGAAAAAATGTTCAAAGTACTTGGATTCTCAGAAGAAGAAGCAAACGCACAATTCGGCTTCCTAATGGATGCATTCGAATACGGAACGCCTCCACACGGCGGAATCGCCCTTGGACTGGACCGCATGGTCATGCTGCTTGCAGGCCGCACGAACCTTCGCGACACCATCGCGTTCCCGAAAACAGCAAGCGCAAGCGACCTGCTCGTTGACGCACCGAGTACTGTAAGTGACAAGCAATTGGCCGAACTTAACCTAAGACTAGCAGCACTTAAAAAATAA